In Xanthomonas sp. SI, the following are encoded in one genomic region:
- a CDS encoding winged helix-turn-helix domain-containing protein has translation MSSSSSATPLLPERLQVGDCLVLLSLREVHAPRARRPQRLTPKAMGVLRVLLAQPGQVVERETLLAQVWPDTQPTNDVVTQAITQLRKAFAAGAKGDAPAYIETLAKTGYRLVAPVQALAEVEVDAGAPAAAAASEDLCADADADVAMPAVADAAPSPAAVVPAPPSRGLQVVLAAAAGAGLMLLAMLVWWLPRGGQDPAGSEQERVVGSPERPYRLITTMPGFELEPALSPDGAQVAYAAGIEGRAGTQLLVQATGRAAGGVPPRSLGVPGKGYSDRLPAWSPDGRRIAFARLGPEGQCQVLLIAADKPDVAREATRCDGTELLSFDWTPDGRGLLFGSMTGRQPSRGIRVLDLASGHWRALPYTLGAGDFDYAPRYSPDGQWIAFVRNPQMGGLWRMPAGGGRAEPLTREFAEIRGWDWTQDSRGLVFGRRVDSETRLYRLDTASQRLRDLDLGDAQSPTLSRDGERLAFVHRRPQFALYRISAADRQGNRESQRLFASTGRDSQPVIAPDGRQLVFTSDRSGSFALWWGDVTRPQSLRLIEGVRPETGQAPAWSADSQSLLVSGRDAQGRSAIYEVRPQSGSVVPLPVPSGEPLQAAYTADPAQLLVLLGENGRTRLQLYDRRSLPWRRLAALDDVSQLRVDPDSGRVLFTRLARSGLWRADATLDPASVAAVDAAVPSLWRYRTWALGAGGEVRYLFPTGECASRLARIGGGLGDSACLDRDRLSSANGFSIDRRSGDVYAALAVEDGSDIGFMRMPESTGWFSVIASKWLLHKGK, from the coding sequence ATGTCCTCGTCATCCTCCGCCACTCCACTGCTTCCGGAACGGTTGCAGGTCGGCGATTGCCTGGTGCTGCTGTCGCTGCGCGAAGTGCATGCGCCGCGCGCGCGGCGGCCGCAGCGGCTCACGCCCAAGGCGATGGGCGTGCTGCGCGTGCTGTTGGCGCAGCCGGGACAGGTGGTGGAGCGCGAGACCTTGCTGGCCCAGGTGTGGCCGGACACGCAGCCGACCAACGATGTGGTGACCCAGGCCATCACCCAATTGCGCAAGGCGTTCGCTGCCGGTGCGAAGGGCGACGCGCCGGCCTATATCGAGACGCTGGCCAAGACCGGTTATCGCCTGGTGGCGCCGGTGCAGGCGCTGGCGGAGGTCGAGGTCGATGCCGGCGCGCCGGCGGCTGCGGCCGCGAGCGAGGACCTGTGCGCCGATGCCGATGCCGACGTCGCCATGCCGGCGGTCGCCGACGCAGCGCCGTCGCCGGCCGCGGTGGTGCCTGCGCCGCCGTCGCGCGGTTTGCAGGTGGTGCTGGCGGCCGCCGCGGGCGCCGGCCTGATGTTGCTGGCGATGCTGGTCTGGTGGCTGCCGCGGGGCGGCCAGGACCCGGCCGGCAGCGAGCAGGAGCGGGTGGTCGGCAGCCCGGAGCGGCCGTACCGATTGATCACCACGATGCCGGGCTTCGAGCTGGAGCCGGCGTTATCGCCGGATGGCGCGCAGGTGGCGTATGCCGCCGGGATCGAGGGCCGCGCGGGGACGCAACTGCTGGTGCAGGCGACCGGCCGTGCGGCCGGCGGCGTGCCGCCGCGCTCGCTCGGCGTGCCGGGCAAGGGCTATTCCGACCGGCTGCCGGCCTGGTCGCCGGATGGCCGCCGCATCGCCTTCGCCCGGCTGGGGCCGGAGGGGCAGTGCCAGGTGCTGCTCATAGCCGCCGACAAGCCTGATGTGGCGCGCGAAGCGACCCGCTGCGACGGCACCGAGCTGCTCAGTTTCGACTGGACGCCGGACGGGCGCGGCCTGCTGTTCGGCAGCATGACCGGGCGCCAGCCCAGCCGCGGGATCCGCGTGCTGGATCTGGCCAGCGGGCACTGGCGTGCGCTGCCCTACACGCTCGGAGCGGGCGATTTCGACTACGCGCCGCGTTATTCGCCCGATGGCCAGTGGATCGCCTTCGTGCGCAACCCGCAGATGGGCGGCCTGTGGCGGATGCCGGCCGGCGGCGGCCGCGCCGAGCCGCTGACCCGCGAGTTCGCCGAGATCCGTGGCTGGGACTGGACCCAGGACAGCCGCGGCCTGGTATTCGGGCGCCGGGTCGACAGCGAGACGCGCCTGTATCGGCTGGATACCGCCTCGCAGCGCCTTCGCGACCTGGACCTGGGCGATGCGCAGTCGCCGACCTTGTCGCGCGACGGCGAACGGCTCGCGTTCGTGCACCGGCGCCCGCAGTTCGCGCTGTATCGGATTTCCGCCGCGGACCGCCAGGGCAACCGCGAGAGCCAGCGCCTGTTCGCCTCCACCGGGCGCGACAGCCAGCCAGTGATCGCGCCCGACGGCCGCCAACTGGTCTTCACCTCAGACCGTTCCGGCAGTTTCGCGCTGTGGTGGGGCGACGTGACCCGGCCGCAGTCGTTGCGCCTGATCGAGGGCGTGCGCCCGGAAACCGGGCAGGCGCCGGCCTGGTCGGCCGACAGCCAATCGCTGCTGGTCAGCGGCCGCGATGCGCAGGGGCGCTCGGCGATCTACGAAGTGCGGCCGCAGTCGGGCAGCGTCGTGCCCTTGCCGGTGCCTTCCGGCGAACCGCTGCAGGCGGCGTACACCGCCGATCCGGCGCAGCTGCTGGTGCTGCTCGGCGAGAACGGCCGCACCCGGCTGCAGTTGTACGACCGGCGCAGCCTGCCGTGGCGGCGGCTGGCGGCGCTGGACGATGTCTCGCAGCTGCGCGTGGACCCGGACAGCGGGCGCGTGCTGTTCACTCGCCTGGCGCGCAGCGGCCTGTGGCGCGCCGACGCGACCCTGGACCCGGCCAGCGTGGCGGCAGTCGACGCGGCGGTGCCGTCGCTGTGGCGCTACCGCACCTGGGCGCTGGGTGCGGGCGGCGAGGTGCGCTATCTGTTCCCGACCGGCGAGTGCGCCAGCCGGCTGGCGCGGATCGGCGGCGGCCTCGGCGACAGCGCGTGCCTGGACCGCGACCGGCTCAGTTCGGCCAATGGCTTCAGCATCGATCGGCGCAGCGGCGACGTGTATGCGGCGCTGGCGGTGGAGGACGGCAGCGACATCGGCTTCATGCGCATGCCCGAGAGCACCGGCTGGTTCTCGGTGATCGCCTCCAAGTGGTTGCTGCACAAGGGAAAGTGA
- a CDS encoding helix-turn-helix transcriptional regulator, whose product MRQVFLADRGQQRILDNEDAPAGSACLGAARLGSLQASAAAFTVWIQLRGSAWIEAKEGRFELQRGQWLAFERDSRPLVQADRDGLCIGLSLDADALKALGRMADATLYAGRGVLPPREARIALRLWRQAAARPGDVLAMRPVLLHLASMQGELSHRVQRCPGRSRVRKRQVFGRMQRAHLYLEGHRDRVVRISELAELTNFSSWYLSKTFQCLYEESPQALSARLRLERAADLLRDTAMMIGEVAAASGFDNCCSFARAFRARFGVSASQYRQAAAVPPESAKSANGRSKAPVLTGT is encoded by the coding sequence ATGCGACAAGTCTTCCTGGCCGATCGTGGGCAGCAACGGATCCTGGACAACGAGGACGCGCCCGCCGGCTCGGCCTGCCTGGGCGCGGCGCGCCTGGGTAGCCTGCAGGCCTCGGCCGCCGCGTTCACGGTCTGGATCCAGCTGCGCGGCAGCGCCTGGATCGAAGCCAAGGAAGGCCGCTTCGAACTGCAGCGCGGCCAGTGGCTGGCCTTCGAGCGCGATTCGCGGCCGCTGGTGCAGGCCGATCGCGACGGCTTGTGCATCGGCCTCAGCCTGGACGCCGACGCATTGAAGGCGCTTGGGCGGATGGCCGATGCGACCCTGTATGCCGGCCGCGGCGTGCTGCCGCCGCGCGAGGCGCGGATCGCGCTGCGGCTATGGCGGCAGGCGGCGGCGCGGCCGGGCGATGTGCTGGCGATGCGTCCGGTGTTGCTGCACCTGGCCTCGATGCAGGGCGAGCTGTCGCACCGCGTGCAGCGTTGCCCTGGGCGTTCGCGGGTGCGCAAGCGCCAGGTGTTCGGGCGCATGCAGCGCGCGCATCTGTATCTGGAAGGACACCGCGACCGCGTGGTGCGGATCAGCGAACTGGCCGAGCTGACCAACTTCTCCAGTTGGTATCTGTCCAAGACTTTCCAATGCCTGTACGAGGAAAGCCCGCAGGCGCTGTCGGCGCGGCTGCGCCTGGAGCGCGCCGCGGACCTGCTGCGCGACACGGCGATGATGATCGGCGAGGTCGCCGCGGCCAGCGGCTTCGACAACTGCTGCAGCTTCGCCCGCGCCTTTCGTGCGCGCTTCGGCGTCTCCGCTTCGCAATATCGACAAGCGGCGGCGGTGCCGCCAGAGTCGGCAAAGTCTGCGAACGGCCGCAGCAAAGCGCCGGTGCTCACCGGAACGTAA